Within the Desulforegulaceae bacterium genome, the region AAAAAAAGCTCCCCAGAATAAAATTTTTATCACTCCTTTTTTCTGAGAAAAAATTCCTCCTATAAATCCTCCTGCAATTGTCATAAAAAGACCAAAAGTTTTTACAATACCGGCTATTTCTGTTTTGGTAAACCCTAAGTCTTGATAAAAAATATTTGATACAACTCCAAGAATAATATCTGAAATTCTATAAAGTCCTATAAGAAGTAAAAGAAAAATGGCTGTATTTTTACTATATCTTGTAAAAAAGTCTTTAATTGGTTCAATATAAGTGTATTTTATCATTTCCTGATTTACAAGTTTTGTTTTCCCTAAAATATAAGCAATAAAAAACCCTGCACAAAGAGAAAGCCCAAGTCTTAAAAAACCAATCAAAAATCCGCTTAAAAATTTAAATAAAACAAATTGATTGAAAATTTGATTTAAAAACACAGAAACAGGTTTTGTAGAATAAAATACTGAAATAAAACCAATTGCTCCTAAAACAAGAGACAGAAATGCTCCCAGATAATCATTGGATTTATATTTATAGTTTTTCTCTTTATAAGACTGAGGCTCTTTTATAAATAAAACAGTAAGCACCCCAACAAGCATAAACATACTCATAAACAAATAAGTATACATCCATGCATTATAATTGTAGCTTCCCATTCTTGAGCCAAGAAGATCAGCCATGAAAAGAGCTCCGGCTCCGGCTGTGAGCATTCCTATTCTATAGCCGGAAATATAAGAGGAAGCCATCATAGCCTGAAGTCTTAAATGGGCACTTTCAATTCTGTATGCATCAATTACAATATCCTGAGTGGCCGATGAAAATCCAAGCAAAACTGCTGCAAAAGCCATTAAGTAAACATTGAATTGTCCCTTCGAAGGATCAGTGAATGCCATCAATACTATGGAAGAAACAATCATAAGCTGGGATAAAAAAATCCACCCACGTCTTCTGCCAAGTTTTTTTGAAAGAAAAAATATAGGAATAACATCCACAGCAGGAGCCCAAACAAACTTGAAAGAGTAACCAAGTGCTGCCCAGCTGAAAAAAGTAACAGCAGATCTTTCAACACCTGCTTCCCTAAGCCATAAAGAAAGAGAAGAAAAAATCAGTAAAATTGGAAGCCCAGCCGAAAAACCAAAAAAAAACATGGTTATCACTCTTCTATGAAAAAAAGAAAGAAAAGCCTCTTTCCAGGTTCCTTCTTTTTTTATCTCTGCTTCCATAACTTTCCTTAATTTATATCTTTTATTCTGAATGTTTTACTTATTAACTTAAGCGAAACTTAATATTACACATTAGATATTCAATCACAAAGAAAAGATCTCAAAATTTAAGCATTTTTTACCAAAAAGATAATGAATAAAACAATAAAAAGACAAAAAAGCCTGCTGGTCAACCAGGTTACCTCATGGATATCTACAAATAAACCTTGTTATTTCAAATAGTTGAATTTTTAGCAGGAGCTTGGGAGCGAGTCTGAAACGAGTCTGGCTTTCTTT harbors:
- a CDS encoding MFS transporter encodes the protein MEAEIKKEGTWKEAFLSFFHRRVITMFFFGFSAGLPILLIFSSLSLWLREAGVERSAVTFFSWAALGYSFKFVWAPAVDVIPIFFLSKKLGRRRGWIFLSQLMIVSSIVLMAFTDPSKGQFNVYLMAFAAVLLGFSSATQDIVIDAYRIESAHLRLQAMMASSYISGYRIGMLTAGAGALFMADLLGSRMGSYNYNAWMYTYLFMSMFMLVGVLTVLFIKEPQSYKEKNYKYKSNDYLGAFLSLVLGAIGFISVFYSTKPVSVFLNQIFNQFVLFKFLSGFLIGFLRLGLSLCAGFFIAYILGKTKLVNQEMIKYTYIEPIKDFFTRYSKNTAIFLLLLIGLYRISDIILGVVSNIFYQDLGFTKTEIAGIVKTFGLFMTIAGGFIGGIFSQKKGVIKILFWGAFFSSVTNLLFMVLAHLGHNTLMLYVVISADNLAAGLAGAAFVAFLSSLTNIKFTAVQYAVFSSLMTLVPKLFGGYSGSIVDSVGYQMFFLITAIIGIPVLFLVLKAEKNLKIKE